Proteins encoded within one genomic window of uncultured Draconibacterium sp.:
- a CDS encoding family 16 glycoside hydrolase, whose protein sequence is MRKVVFPLVILLFISLVGCQNKVPVREWQSIFDGETLDGWKKAGENPESISVEDGMIKCAGERSHLFYKGDFKNFEFEAEIKAQEHSNSGVFIHTEYKNEGWPAKGYEIQVNNSYRGSAEYPERRKTGSIYNVRNVYYPLAGDNEWFTLRIKVVENVVEVFVDDVKVNEYIEPENPWRWDGGENTKLSHGTFALQAHDPGSTTYYRNIRVKALPEAEPTALKVDKEWDTKVTKLMYAGFPLVDYHVHLKGGLTLDDLVENSQRLGINYGVAPNCGLYFPVTDDESLYTYMDEVKGSPTYKGMQAEGREWITLFSPEAVAKFDYVFTDAMTFTDKKGRRNRIWIPEEVWVDDKQQFMDDLVEKVEAIFSQEPVDIYVNPTVLPDELMPEYEQLWTKERMERVVKVLADNGIALEINARYKTPHAEMIRMAKKAGIKFSFGTNNVTKNLGELEYCLQMLEECKLTPNDMFEPKPDAEKPVNVKGLPDKITG, encoded by the coding sequence ATGAGAAAAGTAGTATTTCCCCTTGTTATCTTGTTATTTATTTCCCTTGTAGGTTGCCAGAATAAAGTTCCGGTGCGAGAGTGGCAAAGCATTTTTGATGGCGAAACACTGGATGGCTGGAAAAAAGCCGGCGAAAATCCTGAAAGCATTAGCGTTGAAGATGGAATGATAAAATGTGCCGGAGAACGATCGCACTTGTTCTACAAAGGTGATTTTAAAAACTTTGAATTTGAAGCCGAAATAAAAGCGCAGGAACATTCTAATTCGGGTGTGTTTATTCATACCGAATACAAGAACGAAGGATGGCCGGCAAAAGGCTACGAAATTCAGGTGAATAATTCCTATCGAGGCTCTGCAGAATATCCCGAGCGACGAAAAACCGGAAGCATCTACAATGTGCGTAATGTTTATTATCCGCTGGCAGGTGATAACGAATGGTTTACTTTGCGTATTAAGGTGGTGGAAAATGTAGTGGAAGTTTTTGTGGACGATGTGAAAGTGAATGAGTACATCGAGCCTGAAAATCCGTGGCGATGGGATGGCGGCGAAAACACCAAATTAAGCCATGGTACATTTGCGCTTCAGGCGCATGATCCGGGTAGCACAACTTATTACCGTAATATCCGTGTAAAAGCCCTTCCTGAAGCGGAACCAACAGCACTTAAAGTAGACAAAGAGTGGGATACAAAAGTTACCAAACTAATGTATGCAGGTTTCCCGTTGGTGGATTATCACGTGCACTTAAAGGGCGGGTTAACACTCGACGATCTGGTTGAGAATTCGCAGCGTTTGGGAATAAACTACGGAGTTGCACCGAACTGTGGTCTGTATTTCCCGGTGACCGACGATGAATCATTGTATACTTACATGGACGAGGTAAAAGGCAGCCCAACGTATAAAGGTATGCAGGCAGAAGGCCGCGAGTGGATCACATTGTTCTCACCGGAAGCTGTGGCAAAATTCGATTATGTGTTTACCGATGCCATGACCTTTACCGATAAAAAAGGACGCCGAAACCGTATTTGGATTCCGGAAGAAGTTTGGGTAGACGATAAACAGCAGTTTATGGACGATCTGGTAGAAAAAGTCGAAGCCATATTTTCGCAGGAACCAGTTGATATTTATGTGAATCCAACGGTTTTGCCGGATGAATTAATGCCCGAATATGAGCAACTTTGGACCAAAGAACGCATGGAACGTGTGGTAAAAGTTCTGGCCGATAACGGAATTGCTCTTGAAATAAATGCTCGTTATAAAACACCGCATGCCGAGATGATAAGAATGGCCAAAAAGGCAGGAATAAAATTCTCATTCGGTACCAATAATGTAACCAAAAATCTTGGCGAACTGGAATACTGTCTTCAAATGTTAGAGGAGTGCAAATTAACGCCAAACGATATGTTTGAGCCCAAACCAGATGCAGAAAAACCAGTAAACGTTAAAGGCTTACCCGATAAAATCACAGGATAA
- a CDS encoding cytidylate kinase-like family protein has translation MGNSLMNYLNSRMKEERPHELGKMSQAGPVITISREVGCNGLILARLVADRLNKNLAMGAWSVLSKEIFHESAKELDLDPELVRQTFKKTDRYVFEEILKAFRDKRYKSEERIIKTVKEVVRTLAVDGHCIIVGRASHIIASDIKNALHIRLTAPLGYRINTIMTNNKLNRNEAITFIEKVEKERAAFRKALKESSLHEDFFDLTINRGSFTNEQAVDLIEFTIEKKGILKKYTPRTEFY, from the coding sequence ATGGGAAATTCATTGATGAACTATCTTAACAGTCGCATGAAAGAGGAAAGACCTCACGAATTGGGCAAAATGAGTCAAGCCGGACCGGTAATAACCATCTCGCGCGAAGTAGGCTGTAATGGACTTATTCTGGCACGGTTAGTTGCTGATCGACTAAATAAGAATCTGGCCATGGGAGCATGGAGTGTATTGAGTAAAGAAATATTTCATGAAAGTGCAAAAGAGCTCGATCTTGACCCGGAACTGGTGCGGCAAACTTTTAAAAAGACCGACCGCTATGTATTTGAAGAGATTTTAAAAGCTTTTCGGGATAAGCGTTACAAAAGTGAAGAGCGGATTATAAAAACAGTGAAAGAAGTGGTTCGAACGCTTGCTGTTGATGGCCATTGCATTATTGTTGGGCGTGCCAGCCACATAATTGCCAGCGACATAAAAAATGCGTTGCACATTAGATTAACAGCTCCACTAGGGTATCGTATCAACACCATTATGACGAATAATAAACTCAACCGAAACGAAGCAATCACTTTTATTGAAAAGGTTGAAAAAGAGCGGGCAGCTTTTCGTAAAGCGTTAAAAGAGAGCAGTCTTCATGAGGATTTTTTTGATCTTACCATAAATCGTGGATCATTTACCAACGAACAGGCAGTTGACCTGATTGAGTTTACCATTGAAAAGAAAGGTATTCTGAAAAAATACACACCCAGAACTGAGTTTTATTAA
- a CDS encoding aminopeptidase P family protein has protein sequence MFDKNTYTNRRNKLKSKGLKGIGLILGNGESPMNCLDNTYHFRQDSCFLYFFGLDFPGLAGVIDFESGDEYIFGDDVEIDDIIWMGPQVPLKDNAAKVGITKTAPFAKLFDVVKKAMDSNRKVHFLPAYRGENKILLKKLTGISSLSVQNHASLELIKVIISIREIKETQEVEEIKKACVTGYQMHVAAMRMAQPGIWEQKIAGTMEGISFAGGGMASFPIILSQNGETLHNHDHSQILEKGRLMLCDAGAESLLHYASDFTRTTPVGGEFTSKQREIYEIVLAANNKGTELTKPGVTYLSVHLAAAEVIAAGLKDLRLIKGDVKEAVAAGAHALFFPHGLGHMMGLDVHDMEDLGQIYVGYDDETRPSDQFGAAALRLGKRLKPGYVITNEPGCYFIPALIDKWQAEGINKDFINFDKVNEYRDFGGIRLEDDILVTETGSQIIGERVPIEPDEVEKIVQG, from the coding sequence ATGTTTGACAAAAATACTTATACAAATCGTAGAAATAAATTGAAATCCAAAGGCTTAAAAGGAATTGGATTAATACTGGGGAATGGTGAATCACCAATGAACTGTTTGGATAATACCTATCATTTTCGCCAGGATAGTTGCTTCCTGTATTTCTTTGGTCTTGATTTTCCGGGGCTGGCCGGAGTAATTGACTTTGAAAGTGGTGATGAATACATTTTTGGTGATGATGTTGAAATTGATGACATTATTTGGATGGGGCCACAAGTTCCCTTAAAAGATAATGCCGCAAAAGTGGGAATTACTAAAACTGCGCCATTTGCAAAGCTTTTTGATGTGGTTAAAAAAGCGATGGATTCGAACCGGAAAGTTCATTTCCTTCCGGCTTACCGTGGCGAGAATAAGATTCTACTGAAAAAATTAACTGGTATTTCTTCCTTGTCAGTTCAAAATCATGCGTCGCTAGAGCTTATAAAAGTTATTATTTCAATTCGGGAAATTAAGGAAACTCAGGAAGTAGAAGAAATTAAAAAAGCCTGTGTAACTGGTTACCAAATGCACGTAGCAGCCATGCGCATGGCACAACCCGGAATCTGGGAGCAAAAAATTGCCGGAACGATGGAAGGTATTTCATTTGCCGGTGGCGGAATGGCTTCATTTCCTATCATTCTTTCGCAAAATGGCGAAACATTGCACAACCACGATCATTCGCAAATACTGGAAAAAGGTCGTTTGATGTTATGCGATGCCGGTGCTGAATCATTGCTTCATTATGCATCCGATTTTACACGTACTACTCCGGTAGGTGGCGAATTCACCAGCAAACAACGCGAGATTTATGAGATTGTTCTGGCTGCCAATAATAAGGGCACAGAACTCACCAAACCTGGTGTTACTTATTTATCAGTTCATTTAGCTGCAGCCGAAGTAATTGCTGCCGGATTAAAAGATCTGAGACTAATAAAAGGCGACGTAAAAGAAGCAGTTGCTGCCGGGGCACATGCCCTGTTTTTTCCACACGGTTTGGGGCACATGATGGGATTGGATGTTCACGATATGGAAGATCTGGGACAAATTTATGTGGGCTACGATGATGAGACAAGACCGTCTGATCAGTTTGGAGCAGCAGCTTTGCGTTTAGGAAAACGATTAAAACCTGGATATGTAATCACCAACGAACCGGGTTGCTATTTTATTCCTGCTCTTATTGATAAATGGCAGGCCGAAGGCATAAACAAAGACTTTATAAACTTTGATAAAGTAAATGAATACCGCGATTTTGGCGGAATCCGATTAGAGGATGATATTTTGGTTACTGAAACGGGTAGCCAAATAATAGGAGAGCGGGTTCCGATTGAACCTGATGAAGTTGAAAAGATCGTTCAAGGATAA
- a CDS encoding DUF349 domain-containing protein: MEPKDLKNSEELKRTENTDLENSEVKPTSEEAAKSEEPNTVENGKSVEPTEEKTPEQPPVEPVEETAKEEPKAEVAEEPESESEPESKSEEESTTDSAEVSEADAEEKEEEETQAEPEDTTAEQEQETTESKAEAEPVKEEKPEKREPVDYSKHTQVELVNALRDVLEGNSDINIKEEIDTIKAVFYKNLNESIEEDKKKFIADGGAEEEFKPEEDPYEKDIKDLLKKYRHIRIEHNKQLEVEKEENLQKKYDVIEKIKGLINNEESINKTFNEFRDLQREWREIGLVPQSKMKNLWDTYHFHVENFYDYIKINRELRDLDLKKNLEAKIKLCERAEELLVEEPSILKAFNTLQKYHEQWREIGPVPREQKDDIWERFKAATTKINKKHQEFFENRKVEQKKNLEAKTALCEKAEEIIQDEISNHKEWDERSKQLIELQKVWRTIGFAPRKDNNKIYERFRTACDAFFNAKRAFYAKNKEEQQNNLQLKTDLCVQAESLKDSEDWKKTTQDFINIQKKWKEIGPVPRKHSDVLWKRFRAACDFFFDKKSEYFSDVDTEQVDNLKLKEDLIKEVINFKPVKDIDENLESLKAFQRRWTEIGHVPFKKKDEVKVQFRDAINKLFDDLNLDEEKRNLLKFRNKMSSFSESSRGQNKMRMERDKYMNKMKQLENDLVLLDNNIGFFAKSKNAESLIEDVKKKIEVTKQKIELLKDKIRVIDEMDND; this comes from the coding sequence ATGGAACCTAAAGATCTAAAAAACTCGGAAGAGTTAAAGCGTACGGAGAATACTGACCTTGAGAATTCTGAAGTTAAACCGACTTCGGAAGAAGCTGCAAAATCGGAAGAACCGAATACTGTTGAGAATGGAAAAAGTGTTGAACCTACTGAGGAAAAAACACCCGAACAGCCGCCGGTTGAACCTGTTGAAGAAACTGCGAAAGAAGAGCCAAAAGCTGAAGTAGCAGAAGAACCAGAAAGTGAATCGGAACCCGAATCAAAATCAGAAGAAGAAAGTACAACTGATTCGGCTGAAGTTTCGGAAGCTGATGCCGAAGAAAAAGAGGAAGAAGAGACACAAGCGGAACCGGAAGATACAACAGCAGAACAAGAGCAGGAAACAACGGAAAGTAAAGCAGAAGCTGAGCCTGTTAAAGAAGAGAAACCGGAAAAACGAGAGCCGGTAGATTATTCTAAGCATACTCAGGTTGAACTTGTTAATGCACTTCGCGACGTACTTGAAGGGAACAGTGATATCAACATAAAAGAAGAAATTGACACCATTAAAGCGGTGTTTTATAAGAATCTGAACGAAAGCATAGAGGAAGATAAAAAGAAATTTATTGCTGATGGCGGTGCTGAAGAGGAATTCAAACCCGAAGAAGATCCTTATGAAAAAGACATTAAAGATCTGCTGAAGAAATACCGTCATATTCGTATCGAGCACAATAAACAGCTGGAGGTAGAAAAAGAGGAAAATCTACAAAAAAAATATGATGTGATCGAAAAGATTAAAGGCTTGATCAATAACGAAGAATCGATCAATAAAACCTTTAACGAATTCCGTGATCTTCAACGAGAATGGCGTGAAATTGGCTTGGTTCCTCAATCAAAAATGAAGAATCTGTGGGATACTTATCATTTCCATGTTGAGAATTTCTACGATTATATCAAGATTAACCGCGAACTGCGCGATTTGGATCTGAAAAAGAATCTGGAAGCAAAAATAAAACTTTGCGAAAGGGCAGAGGAGTTATTGGTTGAAGAGCCATCGATTCTGAAAGCATTTAACACCCTGCAGAAATACCACGAACAGTGGCGCGAAATCGGACCTGTTCCGCGCGAGCAAAAAGACGATATTTGGGAACGTTTTAAAGCGGCAACAACCAAAATAAATAAAAAGCACCAGGAGTTTTTCGAGAACCGAAAAGTGGAGCAAAAGAAAAATCTGGAAGCCAAAACAGCATTGTGCGAAAAAGCAGAAGAGATCATTCAGGATGAGATTTCTAACCATAAAGAATGGGACGAAAGATCGAAACAACTTATTGAATTACAGAAAGTTTGGCGTACAATTGGCTTTGCACCAAGAAAAGATAACAACAAGATTTACGAGCGTTTCCGTACAGCCTGCGATGCATTTTTTAATGCCAAGCGTGCATTTTACGCTAAAAACAAAGAAGAGCAACAGAATAACCTGCAGTTAAAAACGGATCTGTGTGTTCAGGCAGAATCGTTGAAAGACAGCGAAGACTGGAAAAAAACAACGCAGGATTTTATAAATATCCAGAAAAAATGGAAAGAAATTGGTCCGGTGCCACGTAAACATTCCGATGTTTTGTGGAAGCGTTTCAGAGCTGCTTGCGACTTCTTCTTCGATAAAAAATCGGAGTATTTCTCGGATGTGGATACTGAGCAGGTTGATAATCTGAAATTAAAAGAAGACCTGATTAAAGAGGTTATTAACTTTAAACCGGTTAAAGATATCGACGAGAATCTGGAATCGTTAAAAGCTTTCCAACGCAGATGGACTGAAATTGGCCATGTTCCTTTTAAAAAGAAAGACGAGGTTAAAGTACAGTTCAGAGATGCAATCAACAAACTGTTTGACGATCTAAATCTGGATGAAGAAAAACGAAATCTGCTGAAATTCAGAAATAAAATGTCGTCGTTCTCTGAATCATCGCGTGGTCAAAATAAGATGCGCATGGAACGTGATAAGTACATGAATAAGATGAAACAGCTGGAAAACGACTTGGTATTGCTGGATAATAACATTGGATTCTTTGCCAAATCAAAAAATGCTGAATCGCTAATTGAGGATGTGAAAAAGAAAATTGAAGTGACCAAGCAAAAGATTGAATTGCTAAAAGACAAGATCCGGGTTATTGATGAAATGGATAATGACTAA
- a CDS encoding FISUMP domain-containing protein, which translates to MEVIYPKKFDLSSCTSSIDQVSTVLSEINKAAQLIENHTVTLLDEYTWNGYTTNIYLLSGGIPASMTVEQYIREVCEFEATGTVFVSKDAATGLIDVFLYPVEYVKMLIDNNVVIEIGVDKYVLITSCEIQINDNELGEQLATDTQTEENTSYQNLDNGGWVLYNWWAAMHASKITSSDDWYIPTRTQVDTMRTYLAGIGVTGGAFKSVDVGEWEEPNVGALDSYGVGVVGAGTRSKYNGDYSNYLSNANFWTSTSIDAIKCYWAFGLNTVGDVIAGSGSAFKNSPSSVLIFRDAPGVADGTIGSYVGNDGREYVSVCFNEKYMVFQIQETMYRDGTVIPYVPVDADWVALEAAAEAGVCVANGQEYQILTSGSVSGVDNDGEIVTLTIDENGQLNEPKKVSELDRKTLIPVFMRKIN; encoded by the coding sequence ATGGAAGTAATATATCCTAAAAAATTCGACTTGTCGAGTTGTACAAGTTCAATAGATCAGGTTTCAACTGTTTTATCAGAAATAAACAAAGCTGCTCAGTTGATTGAAAATCACACTGTAACATTGTTGGATGAATACACATGGAACGGTTATACTACAAATATCTATTTGTTGTCTGGTGGTATTCCTGCGTCTATGACAGTTGAACAATATATAAGAGAAGTGTGTGAATTTGAGGCTACTGGAACTGTATTTGTTTCAAAGGATGCGGCCACGGGATTAATTGATGTTTTTCTCTATCCTGTTGAATATGTGAAGATGTTAATTGATAACAATGTAGTTATCGAAATTGGTGTCGACAAATATGTTTTGATTACCAGTTGTGAAATTCAAATAAATGATAATGAATTGGGTGAACAACTTGCTACAGATACTCAGACTGAAGAAAATACTAGTTATCAAAATTTAGATAATGGTGGTTGGGTGTTGTATAACTGGTGGGCTGCAATGCATGCAAGTAAGATTACCAGTTCTGATGATTGGTATATTCCTACAAGAACACAGGTCGATACTATGAGGACTTATTTAGCTGGTATTGGTGTAACTGGTGGTGCTTTTAAAAGTGTGGATGTTGGTGAATGGGAGGAACCTAATGTTGGTGCGCTAGATAGTTACGGTGTTGGTGTTGTTGGTGCTGGTACTCGTAGTAAATACAATGGTGATTATTCTAATTATTTGTCGAATGCTAATTTTTGGACATCAACCAGTATTGATGCTATTAAGTGTTATTGGGCTTTTGGATTGAATACTGTTGGTGACGTAATTGCCGGGTCCGGTTCTGCATTTAAAAATAGTCCTTCGAGCGTGTTAATATTTAGGGATGCTCCGGGTGTTGCTGATGGTACAATAGGTAGTTATGTTGGTAATGATGGGCGTGAATATGTTTCAGTCTGTTTTAATGAAAAATATATGGTTTTTCAGATTCAAGAAACAATGTATCGCGATGGTACGGTTATTCCTTATGTTCCTGTAGATGCTGATTGGGTTGCTTTGGAAGCTGCTGCGGAAGCTGGTGTATGTGTGGCTAATGGTCAAGAATATCAGATTTTAACGTCTGGTTCTGTTTCAGGTGTGGATAATGATGGTGAAATTGTAACATTAACAATCGATGAGAATGGCCAATTGAATGAGCCAAAAAAAGTATCTGAATTAGACAGAAAAACGTTAATTCCTGTTTTTATGAGGAAAATAAATTGA
- a CDS encoding tetratricopeptide repeat protein yields the protein MKKTIILLALVFSVSAVFAQKGKVTSAQNLKDTGKLDKALEAITEATDPANDKSEKTLPWPKTWEVRGEIYQAIFASQDESVKALSDDPLTMALESYKKALELDDKDKFSKSVKIKLTLLTNDLTNQAVEAFNNNDYELALKSFEQILEIQDIPVVKEDSPDAVDTVILFNSGLAAYNAQNYNKAVQYYGEAAKYGYNGARTYALISDSYIQMQDTVNALKAVQEGFEKYPDDNNVLTSMIDLYMKIGKNEEALKYLDMAIEQDPNNVTYYFAKGALYEKFGEEENAVAAYEKASEIDPTFFNAYYNLGALYYNKGVKQIEVANAVPANENEKYEAELKKADVWFEKALPYMEKCREINPEDEMTLESLKNLYYRMKNMDKYNEILEILGQ from the coding sequence ATGAAAAAAACTATCATTCTTCTAGCCTTGGTTTTTTCTGTTTCCGCAGTATTTGCGCAGAAAGGAAAAGTAACTAGTGCTCAAAACCTTAAAGACACAGGAAAATTAGATAAAGCGTTGGAAGCGATCACTGAAGCAACTGATCCGGCAAACGATAAGTCAGAAAAAACACTTCCATGGCCAAAAACATGGGAAGTTAGAGGTGAAATTTATCAGGCTATTTTTGCTAGTCAGGACGAAAGTGTAAAAGCTTTAAGTGATGATCCGCTAACAATGGCGTTAGAATCGTACAAAAAAGCACTTGAACTGGATGATAAAGACAAGTTCTCGAAAAGTGTAAAAATTAAGTTAACGCTGTTAACCAACGACTTAACAAACCAGGCTGTTGAAGCATTTAACAACAACGATTACGAATTGGCTTTAAAATCTTTCGAGCAAATTCTTGAGATTCAAGATATTCCGGTTGTAAAAGAGGATAGTCCTGATGCGGTAGATACTGTGATTTTATTCAACTCAGGTTTGGCTGCTTACAATGCTCAGAATTACAATAAAGCTGTTCAGTACTACGGCGAAGCTGCTAAATACGGTTACAACGGTGCAAGAACTTACGCTTTAATTTCTGATTCGTACATTCAGATGCAAGACACTGTAAATGCGTTAAAAGCTGTTCAGGAAGGATTCGAGAAATATCCGGATGACAATAACGTATTGACAAGTATGATTGACCTGTACATGAAAATTGGTAAAAACGAAGAGGCATTGAAATATCTGGATATGGCCATTGAGCAAGATCCAAACAACGTTACTTATTATTTTGCCAAAGGTGCTTTGTACGAAAAATTTGGTGAAGAAGAAAATGCAGTAGCAGCGTATGAAAAAGCTTCTGAAATTGATCCAACATTCTTTAATGCATATTACAACTTAGGAGCACTTTACTACAACAAAGGTGTAAAACAAATTGAAGTTGCTAACGCAGTTCCAGCTAACGAAAACGAAAAGTACGAAGCTGAATTAAAGAAAGCTGACGTATGGTTTGAGAAAGCACTTCCATACATGGAAAAATGTCGTGAAATCAATCCTGAAGACGAAATGACATTGGAATCACTTAAAAACTTGTACTACCGTATGAAAAATATGGACAAGTACAACGAGATTCTTGAAATCTTAGGACAATAA
- the gyrA gene encoding DNA gyrase subunit A, protein MTEGEKIIRINIEEQMKSAYIDYSMSVIVSRALPDVRDGFKPVHRRVLFGMHELGILSNRPYKKSARIVGEVLGKYHPHGDSSVYFTMVRMAQHWSLRYPMVDGQGNFGSVDGDSPAAMRYTEARMSKISEETLADLDKNTVDFQPNFDESLGEPTVLPTKIPQLLVNGASGIAVGMATNMAPHNLSDVIDATIAYVNNNDIEMEELIDIVKAPDFPTGGIIYGYQGVKDAYETGRGRIVIRGKAHIENEGGREKIVVTEIPYMVNRAEMIQKTADLVNEKKIEGISNVNDESDREGMRVVYDLKRDAMSNVVLNKLYKYTQLQTSFSVNSIALVHGRPKILNLKDLIKHFVDHRHEVVTRRTQYELEQAEKRAHILEGLIIASDNIDEVIAIIRGSSTPEEARNKLIERFELSEVQSRAIVEMRLRQLTGLEQDKLRKEYEEIMAQIEHYKAILADVNLRMEIIKDELQEVKDKYGDERRTEIVPNAEEFNPEDFYADEEMVITISHLGYIKRTPLTEFRTQGRGGIGSKGSTTRDEDFLEHIIIASMHNTLLLFTEKGKCFWLKVYEIPEGTRASKGRAIQNMLNIEPDDQVLAFIKVKTLADQEFINNNYIILATKKGIIKKTTLEAYSRPRQNGVNAITIKEGDQLLEARLTNGNSEVMLAVRSGKAIRFNESIVRAIGRTASGVRGITLGHQNDEVIGMVCVMDENEDILVVAEKGYGKRSKIDDYRITNRGGKGVKTLNITEKTGELVAIKSVSDDNDLMIITQKGITIRLAVNTISVLGRATQGVRVINLREDDRIASVARIAVEEVASEDVTDENTEDIDNEENNLEQE, encoded by the coding sequence ATGACAGAAGGTGAAAAGATTATCAGAATAAACATTGAGGAGCAGATGAAATCTGCCTATATTGATTATTCAATGTCGGTAATTGTTTCGCGTGCACTACCAGATGTACGCGATGGTTTTAAACCGGTACACCGCCGGGTTTTATTTGGTATGCACGAGCTTGGAATTTTATCCAATCGGCCATATAAAAAGTCAGCCAGGATTGTTGGAGAGGTACTTGGTAAGTATCACCCACATGGCGACTCTTCAGTTTATTTTACCATGGTACGTATGGCGCAACATTGGTCGTTGCGTTACCCGATGGTAGATGGCCAGGGTAACTTTGGTTCTGTTGATGGTGACAGTCCGGCAGCAATGCGTTATACTGAGGCTCGTATGTCGAAAATTTCGGAAGAAACTTTAGCTGATTTAGATAAAAACACAGTTGATTTTCAACCAAACTTCGATGAATCGTTGGGTGAACCTACAGTATTACCAACAAAAATACCTCAGTTACTGGTTAACGGAGCGTCGGGTATTGCTGTTGGTATGGCCACCAATATGGCTCCACACAATCTAAGTGATGTTATCGATGCTACCATTGCATACGTTAATAACAATGATATTGAAATGGAAGAGCTTATCGATATCGTTAAAGCTCCCGATTTTCCAACAGGTGGTATCATTTATGGTTACCAGGGTGTAAAAGATGCATATGAAACCGGAAGGGGGCGTATTGTAATCAGGGGTAAAGCTCACATTGAAAATGAAGGTGGCCGCGAGAAGATCGTTGTGACCGAAATTCCGTACATGGTTAACCGCGCAGAAATGATTCAGAAAACTGCCGACCTGGTTAACGAAAAGAAAATTGAAGGAATTTCGAATGTGAACGATGAATCGGACCGCGAAGGTATGCGTGTGGTTTATGATTTGAAACGCGATGCAATGAGCAACGTAGTTCTAAATAAACTATACAAATATACTCAGCTGCAAACTTCGTTTAGTGTTAACAGTATTGCACTGGTTCATGGTCGACCAAAAATTCTTAACCTCAAAGACCTGATCAAACATTTTGTTGATCACCGTCACGAGGTGGTAACACGCCGTACACAATATGAACTGGAACAAGCTGAAAAACGTGCTCATATTCTCGAAGGACTTATTATTGCCAGCGATAATATCGACGAAGTAATTGCTATTATCCGTGGCTCTTCAACTCCGGAAGAAGCACGAAACAAACTGATTGAACGATTTGAATTAAGTGAAGTTCAATCGCGTGCAATTGTTGAAATGCGCTTACGTCAGTTAACCGGTCTTGAGCAAGACAAACTTCGTAAAGAATACGAAGAAATTATGGCGCAGATCGAACATTACAAAGCCATTCTTGCCGACGTTAACCTGCGTATGGAAATCATAAAAGACGAATTGCAGGAAGTAAAAGATAAATACGGTGATGAACGTCGTACCGAGATTGTTCCAAATGCCGAAGAATTTAATCCTGAAGATTTTTATGCCGATGAAGAAATGGTAATTACTATTTCGCATTTAGGTTATATAAAGCGTACGCCGCTTACTGAGTTCAGAACTCAGGGCAGGGGAGGTATCGGTTCGAAAGGAAGTACTACCCGCGATGAAGACTTCCTGGAGCACATTATCATTGCCTCGATGCACAATACCCTTTTACTATTTACCGAAAAAGGAAAATGTTTTTGGTTAAAAGTGTATGAAATTCCTGAAGGAACAAGGGCTTCAAAAGGCCGTGCAATTCAAAACATGTTAAATATTGAGCCAGACGATCAGGTGTTGGCATTTATTAAAGTGAAAACTCTGGCCGATCAGGAATTCATCAATAACAACTACATTATTCTTGCTACCAAAAAAGGTATTATCAAGAAAACAACGTTAGAAGCTTATTCGCGTCCGCGACAAAATGGTGTTAATGCAATTACCATTAAAGAAGGCGACCAATTACTGGAAGCTCGATTGACAAATGGTAATAGCGAAGTTATGCTGGCTGTGCGTTCGGGTAAGGCAATTCGATTCAACGAAAGTATAGTTCGTGCAATCGGCCGAACTGCTTCCGGAGTGCGCGGTATCACACTTGGTCACCAAAATGATGAAGTAATTGGTATGGTTTGTGTGATGGATGAGAATGAAGATATTCTGGTAGTTGCCGAAAAAGGATATGGAAAACGCTCTAAAATTGATGATTACCGTATTACCAACCGAGGCGGAAAAGGTGTAAAAACACTGAATATTACCGAAAAAACAGGGGAGTTGGTTGCTATTAAAAGTGTTTCTGATGATAATGATCTGATGATTATTACTCAAAAAGGAATTACAATTCGTTTAGCCGTTAATACCATTTCGGTACTCGGAAGAGCAACACAGGGAGTACGAGTGATTAACCTTAGAGAAGACGACAGAATTGCGTCGGTTGCCCGAATAGCTGTTGAAGAAGTAGCTTCGGAAGATGTAACTGACGAGAATACTGAAGATATTGATAATGAAGAAAATAACTTAGAACAAGAATAA